A single region of the Bdellovibrio sp. GT3 genome encodes:
- a CDS encoding fumarate hydratase, protein MSFKYFPLYEKQKDTTQYRKISSDHVSTQKIGDREVLVVAPEALELIAQEALSDVSHLLRSAHLQKLENILQDPEASANDRFVAVDLLKNAIIAAQMEFPSCQDTGTAIVVGKKGEGVFTGFDDKEYLSKGVYNTYQKRNLRYSQMAPITFFDEKNTGTNLPAQIDIYSEKGDEYHFLFLAKGGGSANKSYLHQKTKAVLNPEGFEKFVKEVLVSLGTAACPPYHLAFCVGGTSAEETLKIVKYASAGYLDGLPTSGSEGGRAFRDIEMEKQVEKWARESGIGAQFGGKYFVHDVRVIRLPRHGASCPIGVGVSCSADRNIRGKITKEGIFLEQLELHPEQYLPNHLQDTAAEAISIDLNQPIEETLKILSSLKVATRVMLNGPMIVARDIAHSKLKEKVDRGEGVPDYFKQYAVYYAGPAKTPKGYASGSFGPTTSERMDPYVDTFQSLRGSMIMLGKGNRSQQVTDACKKHGGFYLGSIGGPAARLGKECITKVEVLDFPELGMESVWKIEVKDFPAFIIVDDKGNDFFKSFLRKV, encoded by the coding sequence ATGTCATTTAAGTATTTCCCACTCTACGAAAAGCAAAAAGATACAACTCAATATCGCAAGATTTCCTCAGATCACGTGAGCACCCAAAAAATCGGTGACCGTGAGGTTCTGGTTGTCGCACCAGAAGCATTGGAACTGATTGCGCAGGAGGCCTTGAGCGACGTGTCGCATTTGCTGCGCTCCGCCCATCTGCAAAAGCTGGAAAATATTCTTCAGGATCCGGAAGCCTCTGCCAACGACCGCTTCGTGGCAGTGGATCTTTTGAAAAATGCGATTATCGCAGCACAAATGGAGTTTCCATCCTGTCAGGACACGGGGACAGCCATTGTTGTGGGTAAAAAAGGTGAGGGTGTTTTCACTGGATTTGATGACAAAGAGTATTTGTCCAAAGGTGTTTACAATACGTACCAAAAACGCAATCTGCGCTATTCGCAAATGGCTCCAATCACTTTCTTTGATGAGAAAAACACCGGCACCAATCTGCCTGCGCAAATTGATATCTACTCTGAAAAAGGTGATGAATATCATTTCTTATTTTTGGCAAAGGGCGGTGGCTCAGCCAATAAGTCATACTTGCATCAAAAAACCAAAGCGGTTTTGAATCCGGAAGGATTTGAAAAGTTCGTGAAGGAAGTTTTGGTGTCATTGGGGACGGCGGCGTGCCCTCCGTACCATTTGGCTTTCTGCGTGGGTGGTACTTCCGCTGAGGAAACTTTGAAAATCGTCAAGTACGCTTCTGCTGGCTATTTGGATGGATTGCCAACATCAGGTTCAGAAGGTGGACGTGCCTTCCGCGATATCGAAATGGAGAAGCAGGTTGAAAAATGGGCCCGCGAATCCGGCATCGGTGCGCAGTTTGGTGGAAAATATTTTGTGCATGATGTGCGTGTGATTCGCTTGCCTCGCCATGGTGCCAGCTGCCCGATCGGGGTGGGGGTGAGTTGTTCGGCGGATCGCAATATTCGCGGCAAAATCACCAAGGAAGGTATCTTCCTTGAGCAATTGGAACTTCATCCAGAGCAATACCTGCCAAATCATCTGCAAGACACAGCAGCGGAAGCGATCAGCATTGATTTGAATCAGCCGATTGAGGAAACATTGAAAATTCTTTCTTCATTGAAAGTGGCGACTCGTGTGATGCTGAATGGTCCGATGATCGTGGCGCGCGATATTGCGCATTCCAAGCTTAAAGAAAAAGTGGATCGCGGTGAAGGTGTGCCGGATTACTTTAAGCAGTACGCGGTTTATTACGCTGGTCCTGCGAAGACTCCAAAGGGTTATGCTTCCGGTTCATTTGGTCCAACAACGTCCGAACGCATGGATCCTTACGTGGATACATTCCAAAGTCTGCGTGGTTCAATGATCATGCTGGGTAAGGGCAATCGCTCGCAGCAGGTCACAGATGCTTGTAAAAAGCACGGTGGCTTCTATCTGGGATCTATTGGTGGGCCTGCAGCACGCTTGGGCAAGGAGTGCATCACGAAAGTGGAAGTGCTGGATTTCCCAGAGTTGGGGATGGAGTCTGTCTGGAAGATCGAAGTCAAAGATTTCCCGGCCTTCATTATCGTCGATGACAAGGGGAATGACTTCTTTAAATCCTTCCTAAGAAAAGTCTAA
- a CDS encoding AI-2E family transporter, whose product MIDALKERSELITWIILLLMAGLFTYINLPFLLPLLLAGIFAMGLINFVNRICNKSRAPRWLTVAGLTIVGLALVWLPLTLATYRIGVHLSSPQDFAATPVMTQLKNLQTSGLNILKQATEWTGYDLVTPAQGMLTSVFGKVGSWALEFSSALVTQLPGILFNFFVFVLFLYALLLKAAPIKEFVIRYSLVDDKLTEDLIKVAKEACAVTLFSTFVIGVIQAFLIGIGGLIFGEGDFWLVVTVTFVVSFIPIIGAAPVGFLLAILAFFGDRIGPAIGMAIVATLAGTIDNILKPILAGNMGEQKINPLVGFTCVIGAVIMFGIPGLLFGPVIMNLAYGAIPLLLKQLKHNGSTFFSNDT is encoded by the coding sequence ATGATTGACGCACTTAAAGAACGATCCGAATTAATTACGTGGATAATCCTTCTTTTGATGGCAGGTCTTTTCACCTACATCAACCTGCCATTTTTGTTGCCGTTGTTATTGGCTGGCATTTTTGCGATGGGTTTAATCAACTTCGTAAATCGCATCTGTAATAAGTCCCGCGCACCACGCTGGTTAACAGTGGCGGGACTTACAATTGTGGGACTTGCCTTGGTATGGCTGCCTTTGACCCTGGCAACTTACCGTATCGGCGTCCATCTTTCTTCGCCGCAGGACTTTGCTGCGACTCCCGTCATGACTCAGCTCAAGAATCTGCAGACATCGGGATTAAATATTCTAAAACAAGCCACGGAGTGGACCGGCTATGATCTGGTCACTCCTGCACAGGGCATGCTGACTTCCGTATTCGGAAAAGTCGGCAGCTGGGCTTTGGAATTTTCTTCAGCACTGGTTACGCAACTTCCCGGTATTTTATTTAACTTTTTTGTTTTCGTATTATTCCTGTATGCACTTTTACTAAAAGCCGCACCGATCAAGGAATTCGTCATTCGCTACAGCCTGGTTGATGATAAGCTCACAGAAGATCTGATTAAAGTAGCCAAGGAAGCCTGCGCGGTGACGTTGTTTTCAACATTTGTGATCGGTGTGATTCAGGCATTCTTAATTGGTATTGGTGGACTGATTTTTGGTGAGGGTGATTTCTGGTTGGTCGTCACGGTGACCTTTGTGGTCTCTTTCATTCCAATCATCGGCGCAGCCCCTGTCGGATTCCTATTGGCCATCCTGGCGTTTTTTGGCGACCGTATCGGCCCTGCTATCGGTATGGCGATAGTCGCAACCCTGGCTGGGACAATCGACAACATCCTAAAACCAATTTTAGCCGGCAATATGGGCGAACAAAAAATCAATCCCCTGGTAGGCTTCACTTGCGTGATCGGTGCCGTCATAATGTTCGGAATTCCAGGCTTACTATTCGGCCCCGTCATCATGAATCTCGCCTATGGTGCAATCCCGTTACTGCTGAAACAACTAAAACACAACGGTTCAACGTTCTTCAGCAACGACACGTAA
- a CDS encoding PilZ domain-containing protein, translating into MMKAHIYINGIHAIPTALKKDKTLKAEIVENPYELRDLMKQDPETEKIIVAFLPFLEVRHYELYRHLQKNTQNLKIFFIVSELSSTMRIRLKADNDFIVMWKTEETNLVRNIHKYLDGKNVESRQDRREHATSKGLLSPSKLPLGDQNKGFQPILGGSFENLSIHGSCMKIQAPFYEHKDFVNLTYQNKEGDFVSLEGQVRWSKWNKETNTQELGVQFLSSIVV; encoded by the coding sequence ATGATGAAAGCACACATCTATATCAATGGTATTCACGCAATTCCAACAGCACTAAAGAAAGACAAAACACTCAAAGCAGAAATCGTCGAAAATCCGTATGAACTGCGCGACCTGATGAAGCAGGATCCGGAAACCGAGAAAATCATCGTCGCCTTCCTGCCCTTTTTGGAAGTTCGCCATTATGAACTCTACCGTCACTTGCAAAAAAACACGCAGAATCTTAAAATCTTTTTTATTGTCAGCGAACTTTCCAGCACTATGCGCATTCGCTTAAAAGCCGACAATGACTTCATCGTGATGTGGAAGACCGAGGAAACCAACCTTGTTCGCAATATTCACAAATATCTTGATGGCAAAAATGTCGAATCCCGCCAGGATCGCCGCGAACACGCAACCTCAAAGGGTCTTCTAAGTCCCTCAAAACTTCCTTTGGGAGACCAAAACAAAGGCTTTCAGCCTATTCTGGGCGGCAGCTTTGAAAACCTGTCCATCCATGGCTCCTGCATGAAAATTCAGGCCCCATTTTATGAACACAAAGACTTCGTGAATTTGACATATCAGAACAAAGAAGGTGATTTTGTTTCCCTAGAAGGTCAGGTGCGCTGGTCAAAATGGAATAAAGAAACCAACACCCAGGAATTGGGAGTTCAATTTCTTTCCTCTATCGTAGTTTAA
- a CDS encoding Hsp70 family protein, which produces MSDSFLAIDFGTSNSLVGAYHQGKVHGALPLDPKSADPTLMRTLLYFPNPDLCYYGSEAIEQYIDQDMEGRLFRSFKSHLPNQSYLGTVIDNRIVTLENMVGIFLLELKKRAEKHLNHHINKAVIGRPARYSMDAVADGFALHRMEKAAKMAGFEEVQFVPEPLAAAFDYRKQVTSEKIVLIGDFGGGTSDFTLIRLRAEGFDNKDVLAIDGCPMAGDALDSVFMSHRLSEHFGAKSRYRLPMSSNVLTMPPAVSQKLNHPAHIVHLKERDTYEFIKEVKKCSLTVKDKDAIERLFILLEDQQIFPFFEAIEKTKRGLSASDSTEFEFDYPGLELKEQFTALQFIDWAMTTRQKIFEGLDRCLDSAGLTPEQVDLVCLTGGTAKVPFIQSELENRFGKQKLQTQAHFHSVLSGLVESASFWANGQKVT; this is translated from the coding sequence ATGTCTGACTCGTTTCTTGCTATAGATTTCGGAACCAGCAACTCTCTGGTGGGTGCCTACCATCAGGGCAAAGTCCACGGTGCACTCCCGTTGGATCCAAAGTCCGCAGACCCTACATTAATGCGCACACTGCTTTACTTCCCCAATCCTGATCTGTGCTACTACGGTTCAGAAGCAATTGAACAATACATCGATCAGGACATGGAAGGCCGCTTGTTTCGCTCCTTCAAATCCCACCTCCCCAACCAAAGCTACCTGGGGACCGTAATCGACAATCGCATTGTCACTTTGGAAAACATGGTCGGTATCTTTTTGTTGGAGCTGAAAAAACGCGCTGAAAAACATCTGAATCACCACATCAACAAAGCTGTGATTGGCCGACCTGCGCGCTACTCTATGGATGCGGTGGCTGATGGCTTTGCTTTGCATCGCATGGAAAAAGCCGCAAAAATGGCCGGCTTCGAGGAAGTTCAATTTGTACCGGAACCACTGGCCGCCGCGTTCGATTACCGCAAACAAGTCACCTCTGAAAAAATCGTGCTTATCGGTGACTTTGGCGGAGGAACTTCGGATTTCACTTTGATTCGTCTGCGCGCCGAAGGTTTTGACAACAAAGATGTGCTGGCGATAGATGGCTGCCCCATGGCCGGCGACGCTTTGGATTCTGTTTTCATGAGTCACCGCCTAAGCGAGCATTTCGGTGCAAAATCCCGCTATCGTCTGCCCATGAGCAGCAATGTTCTGACCATGCCTCCGGCGGTTTCGCAAAAACTGAATCACCCGGCGCACATTGTTCATCTTAAAGAACGTGACACTTATGAGTTCATCAAAGAAGTTAAAAAGTGCTCCCTCACAGTCAAAGACAAGGACGCTATCGAAAGACTCTTCATTCTGCTTGAAGACCAGCAGATCTTTCCGTTCTTTGAGGCGATTGAAAAAACCAAAAGAGGCCTTTCCGCCTCTGATAGCACCGAGTTTGAATTCGACTACCCAGGACTTGAGCTGAAGGAGCAATTCACTGCGCTGCAATTCATCGACTGGGCAATGACAACTCGCCAAAAAATCTTTGAAGGCCTGGATCGCTGCCTGGATTCCGCAGGGCTCACTCCGGAGCAAGTGGACTTGGTCTGTCTTACTGGTGGAACAGCCAAAGTGCCCTTTATCCAGAGCGAACTTGAAAACCGCTTCGGAAAACAGAAGCTGCAAACCCAGGCTCACTTCCACTCGGTGCTTTCAGGCCTGGTGGAATCGGCAAGCTTTTGGGCAAACGGGCAAAAGGTCACTTAA
- a CDS encoding 3'-5' exonuclease encodes MAFRWIGKSQDGNTVTLKKLIDCPVVAPEYVTENWLHTNQDLIRTAMVLDVETTGLNQNEDQVIEIGLRQFDFNKNTGEILRLGKSYSAFQDPGRPLSPEIISLTGITDQDLEGQKIDWNHVDQLISESCLVIAHNAKFDRPFIDRKSKTSKERIWGCSFKQVDWSSKGFTSPKLELLNIYHGFFTDSHRALNDVDALLYLLSIPETQSEKPYLMELTSNAKRMMTHMIASSAPFESKEHLKSRGYSWDNTNRFWSKVIFKDDVKNEITWLEDTVYCGPFNGIQRDIPLMDNFK; translated from the coding sequence ATGGCATTTCGTTGGATCGGCAAATCACAGGATGGCAACACCGTCACTTTGAAGAAACTAATCGACTGCCCCGTTGTCGCGCCAGAGTATGTCACCGAAAATTGGCTGCACACCAATCAGGATCTGATCCGTACTGCCATGGTATTGGATGTGGAAACCACCGGACTGAATCAAAATGAAGATCAGGTTATCGAAATTGGTCTGCGCCAGTTTGATTTCAACAAAAACACCGGAGAGATTCTGCGTCTGGGAAAATCTTATTCAGCTTTTCAGGATCCAGGACGCCCCCTGTCTCCAGAGATCATTTCCCTGACCGGCATCACCGATCAAGACTTAGAAGGACAGAAAATCGACTGGAACCATGTTGATCAGCTGATCTCGGAATCCTGCCTGGTGATTGCTCACAACGCCAAGTTTGACCGCCCCTTTATTGATCGCAAATCAAAAACCTCCAAGGAAAGAATCTGGGGTTGCTCTTTCAAACAAGTGGACTGGAGTTCCAAAGGTTTTACCAGCCCCAAACTTGAGCTTTTAAATATCTACCATGGCTTCTTCACTGATTCTCATCGCGCCCTGAATGATGTGGATGCACTTCTTTATCTATTAAGCATTCCCGAAACGCAGAGTGAAAAACCGTATTTGATGGAGCTAACATCAAATGCGAAGCGTATGATGACTCATATGATTGCAAGCTCCGCACCTTTTGAATCCAAGGAACACTTAAAATCCCGCGGCTACTCCTGGGACAATACGAATCGTTTTTGGTCGAAGGTCATCTTTAAGGATGATGTGAAAAACGAAATCACCTGGCTTGAAGACACCGTTTACTGCGGTCCCTTCAATGGCATCCAGCGTGATATTCCCTTGATGGATAATTTCAAATAA
- the mdtD gene encoding multidrug transporter subunit MdtD: MSTSPTSTYTASPSSNRLLWLVAIGFFMETLDATIVNTALPSMAKSLNTSPFMMQAVVIAYALTIAVLIPASGWIADRFGTRKVFFSAILIFTLGSLCCAVSQTLTQLVASRVLQGMGGAMMMPVGRLAVLRAFPAHQFLRAISFVTIPALIGPLIGPTLGGYLVEYASWHWIFLINLPVGIIGCIATYIDMPDIRGVETTKFDITGFILLSLSMVMISLALDGMSELGFPQATVLILVIFGLASLSAYWLHARRAHRPLFSLSLFQSSTYTIGLLGNLFARIGSSSMPFLIPLFLQISLHYSPFEAGMTMIPVALAGIYAKKLATPLITRWGYRNTLVYNTLMLGIMMASFAVITENQPQWLRIIQLLIFGTVNSLQFTAMNTLTLKDLQPRLASSGNSLFSMVQMLAMSFGVAAAGALLSTFAAHYPGTADGGFALGAFRAAFICMGLITCSSAWIFWQLPAEMVGRPKDTEKVMVE; this comes from the coding sequence ATGTCCACGTCTCCGACTTCCACTTACACAGCATCACCGTCATCCAACCGCCTGCTATGGTTGGTCGCCATCGGCTTTTTCATGGAAACGCTGGACGCGACGATTGTTAATACAGCGCTCCCTTCGATGGCCAAAAGCCTGAACACCAGCCCTTTCATGATGCAGGCAGTAGTCATTGCCTACGCCTTAACAATCGCTGTCCTCATTCCCGCATCGGGTTGGATCGCGGATCGCTTCGGCACAAGAAAAGTCTTCTTCTCGGCGATCCTCATATTTACATTAGGATCACTTTGTTGTGCGGTCTCTCAGACATTGACCCAGCTGGTAGCTTCCCGGGTACTGCAAGGGATGGGAGGAGCAATGATGATGCCGGTTGGACGCTTGGCCGTCCTGCGCGCATTCCCAGCACATCAGTTTTTACGCGCCATCAGCTTTGTCACAATCCCTGCCTTGATCGGCCCACTGATTGGCCCCACTTTAGGGGGCTACCTGGTCGAGTACGCTTCGTGGCACTGGATATTTCTAATCAATTTACCTGTGGGAATTATTGGTTGCATCGCCACCTACATCGACATGCCCGACATTCGCGGCGTGGAAACGACGAAGTTTGATATCACCGGTTTTATTCTTCTTTCACTAAGCATGGTGATGATCTCATTGGCCTTGGATGGAATGTCTGAACTGGGCTTCCCCCAAGCAACCGTTTTGATTTTGGTGATTTTCGGATTGGCATCACTGAGTGCCTATTGGCTGCATGCACGCCGCGCACACCGCCCGCTGTTTTCTCTTTCGTTGTTTCAATCCTCAACATACACCATCGGACTCCTGGGAAATCTGTTTGCCCGTATCGGCAGCAGCAGCATGCCCTTCCTGATTCCCTTGTTTTTACAAATCAGCTTGCACTACTCTCCCTTTGAGGCCGGCATGACGATGATCCCCGTTGCCCTGGCCGGGATCTACGCGAAAAAACTGGCAACACCATTGATAACTCGCTGGGGCTATCGCAACACTCTGGTTTACAACACACTGATGTTGGGGATCATGATGGCGAGCTTTGCTGTGATCACCGAAAACCAACCCCAGTGGCTGCGCATCATTCAGCTTTTAATATTTGGAACCGTGAACTCCCTGCAGTTCACAGCGATGAACACTCTGACGCTAAAAGACCTGCAGCCACGCCTGGCCTCTAGTGGAAACAGTCTGTTTTCCATGGTGCAAATGCTGGCAATGAGTTTCGGTGTTGCGGCAGCGGGCGCCCTGCTTTCAACTTTCGCAGCCCACTATCCCGGCACAGCAGACGGCGGCTTTGCCCTGGGCGCTTTCCGTGCCGCATTCATATGCATGGGACTGATCACCTGCAGCTCTGCCTGGATATTTTGGCAGCTGCCCGCAGAAATGGTGGGCCGCCCCAAAGATACCGAGAAAGTTATGGTTGAATAG
- a CDS encoding phosphatase PAP2 family protein, which produces MKFLRLLITSLVFTFSCLDFGFSSDGLHWNDPTDSKPFFPWLWEDQFKPTIVKGFDETGARIIIGGLMASAIAGTQDDKVHEYTMNHETMSDDWRQLGAMLGSGGPGVILAASQLWWDQPAGLQAIRAMALTTLTHVTLAASINRTRPTGDRGWSWPSGHTSNAFAIATSFAYSYGPWVGTAAFTTATFIGASRIASQVHWLSDTVAAAALGFYWGRASALVTKGDKDPISFYPVPVPGGLIVNYSKSF; this is translated from the coding sequence ATGAAATTTCTGCGCCTGTTAATTACCAGTCTCGTATTCACATTTTCTTGTTTGGATTTTGGATTTTCTTCTGATGGTTTACATTGGAATGATCCTACTGATTCCAAACCATTTTTTCCATGGTTGTGGGAGGATCAATTCAAACCCACAATCGTGAAAGGTTTTGATGAAACCGGTGCGCGAATTATCATCGGCGGTTTGATGGCTTCCGCGATTGCCGGAACACAGGATGATAAGGTCCATGAATACACCATGAATCATGAGACAATGTCGGATGATTGGAGACAATTGGGTGCGATGTTGGGGAGTGGCGGTCCGGGTGTTATTCTGGCGGCGTCCCAACTTTGGTGGGATCAGCCTGCGGGGCTTCAAGCAATTCGCGCAATGGCTTTGACGACTTTGACTCACGTGACGTTGGCAGCCAGTATCAATCGCACGCGCCCGACAGGGGATCGTGGTTGGTCTTGGCCCTCAGGGCACACCTCCAATGCCTTTGCGATTGCGACTTCATTTGCGTACTCCTACGGTCCGTGGGTTGGTACGGCGGCTTTTACGACGGCGACTTTTATCGGGGCCTCAAGAATTGCCTCGCAGGTTCATTGGTTGAGCGACACGGTAGCAGCAGCAGCTTTGGGTTTTTACTGGGGGCGTGCGAGTGCTTTGGTTACCAAAGGCGACAAGGATCCGATTTCATTTTATCCGGTGCCAGTGCCGGGAGGTTTGATTGTTAACTATTCAAAAAGTTTCTAG
- a CDS encoding DUF3943 domain-containing protein produces the protein MLTIQKVSSTLLALLLLFTAGHSFAQVSAEAGSGSVIVEKKPSNLFEDYRHLPRTDIEPGEKWKYFGVMYGLQWAVYLVTQWETIEDHGSFDNFFDHALHPDYDKDTYDYNIFKHAYSGQLYYQFYRSRGYDEVTAFYWTIGSSLAFEFAIEPLTEVPSLQDIYLTPVLGTIVGVGFENLSFYFHSKKTWPNRLLGYIFNPFTLLPDSHYGYVAPIVSDKFKGVNVGWSFE, from the coding sequence TTGTTAACTATTCAAAAAGTTTCTAGCACTCTGCTTGCTTTGCTTCTGCTGTTCACGGCAGGGCACAGCTTTGCCCAAGTCTCGGCGGAGGCAGGCAGTGGTTCGGTCATCGTTGAGAAAAAGCCTTCAAATCTTTTTGAAGACTATCGGCACCTTCCCAGAACGGATATCGAACCAGGTGAAAAATGGAAGTACTTTGGGGTCATGTATGGACTGCAGTGGGCTGTGTATCTAGTAACTCAATGGGAGACCATCGAGGATCACGGTTCATTTGATAACTTTTTCGATCATGCTCTTCATCCGGATTATGACAAAGACACTTACGACTACAACATTTTCAAACATGCGTATTCGGGGCAGCTTTACTATCAATTCTATCGTTCGCGGGGCTATGACGAAGTAACCGCATTCTATTGGACTATTGGTTCTTCGTTGGCATTTGAGTTTGCCATTGAACCTTTGACTGAAGTTCCAAGTTTACAGGATATCTATCTGACGCCGGTCTTGGGAACGATTGTGGGTGTGGGATTTGAAAATCTCAGTTTTTATTTTCACTCCAAAAAGACCTGGCCGAATCGACTCTTGGGTTACATCTTCAATCCCTTCACCTTGTTGCCTGATTCACATTACGGATATGTGGCTCCGATTGTTTCGGATAAGTTTAAGGGCGTAAATGTTGGTTGGAGTTTTGAATGA
- a CDS encoding MerR family transcriptional regulator, with protein sequence MKIKKFAEVTGLTPRAIRFYEEKGILRSIRDPENKYRIYGKEEVSIAKKISQFRKMGFSIDEIGMMLKSSRDLSVASISKNIEANLEKLQGEMNAIQKQIRDTEALITASQKNSPLTSRQKKAFKNAAFTDLNDWTLQYAEECLKKKKLGVDEELQMVACAYADLVLKAANQGDLKDLGTSHSLIAKCLQKIKEDRLGKRHLKLSQAYFNMARDPNWTPPLK encoded by the coding sequence ATGAAAATTAAAAAGTTTGCTGAAGTTACAGGCCTGACACCAAGAGCGATTCGTTTCTATGAGGAAAAAGGAATTCTTCGTAGCATTCGAGATCCAGAGAATAAATATCGCATATATGGCAAAGAAGAGGTCTCGATTGCTAAAAAAATTTCTCAATTTAGAAAAATGGGCTTTTCGATTGATGAAATTGGTATGATGTTAAAGTCTTCACGTGATTTAAGTGTTGCTAGTATTTCAAAAAATATTGAAGCCAATCTGGAAAAACTTCAAGGCGAGATGAACGCAATACAGAAACAGATTCGAGATACTGAGGCGCTGATTACAGCTTCCCAAAAAAATAGTCCACTCACTTCTCGACAAAAGAAGGCATTTAAAAATGCCGCATTCACAGATCTTAATGACTGGACGTTACAATATGCGGAAGAGTGCCTTAAAAAGAAAAAGCTGGGAGTAGATGAAGAGCTACAAATGGTAGCTTGCGCGTATGCTGACTTGGTTTTGAAAGCTGCGAATCAGGGAGATCTCAAAGATCTTGGCACATCTCATAGCCTCATAGCAAAGTGTCTCCAGAAGATTAAAGAAGATCGTTTAGGCAAGCGGCACCTAAAGCTCTCTCAAGCATATTTTAATATGGCACGAGATCCGAATTGGACGCCACCTTTGAAGTAA